In a genomic window of Sulfurisphaera tokodaii str. 7:
- a CDS encoding APC family permease, with translation MAEKKIFIRESSGLVRQMSSRHAFAKVLAMIVPISVYYTMIYSPALPAANWTLGIILASIVALPIFLTYLKLAEHIPRSSGEYIYITRILHPALGSIQAVANIFSTPLLAAILSQIEISAGIAPAFQVIGLAFHNSLLLNLGTSMLVNPTIFEIASFISLILFWIISILPPRYMANFLFTIASLQVVGGILIVALLLEGPKAFATAFNSLSGEFSGPTYSSLYSQGLSYYSPIVNPLQTLIWMILMIMWLFVWFFAPSYFAGEYKAPGRSIKMGMLSGYIIASAIIFGLIIGTEYSMSIPFFNYVSLNGWDSSIPLQASSGFIAWGGVLALSSPILAFFVATLNLGIQFVAGPLSLAIPSRVLLAMSFDRLIPEKFAYVSPKLKTPLISSIFVLALALIFEYVTINGIFIVSTIVLIGILFLYQFLLATISAIVAGIKGIPGEELSKKDKIEFLTYGSLASIVLAISVFFSIWYASVNSLYASMVIGNLIIDYLVIGLIPVIGLVFYFISKEYRLRQGIDINLAFKLIPPE, from the coding sequence ATGGCTGAAAAGAAAATATTCATTAGAGAATCATCTGGTCTAGTTAGGCAAATGAGCAGTAGGCATGCCTTTGCAAAAGTTTTAGCAATGATTGTTCCAATATCTGTTTATTATACGATGATTTACTCTCCAGCATTACCTGCTGCAAACTGGACTTTAGGTATAATATTAGCCTCTATAGTAGCTTTACCAATATTTTTGACATATCTAAAATTAGCTGAGCATATTCCTAGATCATCTGGTGAATATATTTATATAACTAGAATATTACATCCAGCATTAGGCAGTATCCAAGCAGTTGCTAATATATTTTCAACACCTTTATTGGCTGCAATCTTATCCCAAATAGAGATATCTGCGGGCATTGCACCAGCATTTCAAGTAATTGGTCTAGCCTTTCATAATTCACTATTACTCAATTTAGGTACTAGTATGTTAGTAAACCCAACTATTTTCGAAATAGCTTCATTTATTTCTCTTATTTTATTCTGGATAATTAGTATCCTACCCCCGAGATACATGGCGAACTTTTTGTTTACAATAGCTTCACTTCAAGTAGTAGGAGGAATATTAATAGTAGCATTATTACTTGAAGGACCTAAAGCTTTTGCAACAGCATTCAATTCCTTATCTGGTGAGTTTTCTGGACCTACTTACTCTTCTCTATATTCTCAAGGTCTCTCTTACTATTCCCCTATTGTAAACCCATTGCAGACATTAATTTGGATGATACTAATGATTATGTGGTTATTCGTATGGTTTTTTGCTCCATCTTATTTTGCTGGTGAATATAAAGCCCCTGGAAGATCAATAAAAATGGGAATGTTAAGCGGATATATTATAGCTTCTGCAATAATATTCGGACTTATCATTGGAACAGAATATTCAATGAGTATACCGTTCTTTAATTATGTTTCATTAAATGGTTGGGATAGTTCAATACCGCTTCAAGCTTCTTCTGGATTTATAGCCTGGGGTGGAGTACTAGCATTGAGTAGTCCCATTTTAGCGTTTTTCGTTGCAACATTAAATTTAGGTATACAATTCGTAGCTGGTCCACTATCTTTAGCAATTCCAAGTAGAGTTCTTTTAGCTATGTCTTTTGACAGATTAATTCCAGAAAAGTTTGCTTATGTGAGTCCAAAGCTAAAGACACCTTTAATAAGCTCAATATTTGTTTTGGCATTAGCACTAATCTTTGAATATGTTACTATAAATGGAATCTTTATAGTTTCAACAATAGTTCTTATAGGTATACTATTCTTATATCAATTCTTGTTAGCTACTATTTCAGCTATTGTTGCTGGAATTAAGGGAATACCTGGCGAGGAATTAAGTAAGAAGGATAAGATAGAATTTTTAACTTATGGCTCTCTAGCATCCATAGTTTTAGCTATCTCAGTGTTCTTCTCAATATGGTATGCTAGCGTGAACAGTTTGTACGCATCAATGGTAATTGGTAATTTAATTATCGATTACTTAGTCATAGGGTTAATACCAGTTATAGGTTTGGTATTTTATTTTATATCAAAAGAATATAGACTTCGTCAAGGTATCGATATAAATTTAGCCTTTAAGTTAATACCACCAGAATAA
- a CDS encoding carbon-nitrogen hydrolase family protein has product MRIAIIQTYMTWDKKDNIERQVELVNKAIDNKAKIIALDELSNTIYFPFEQNPKYFSWAETERGETLQRFKEISKEREVSLIVPIFERDSNFFYNTAFILDNGEIIGKYRKTHLPQEEFFNEYYYFKVGDLGFPIFDLKGVKTGVVICHDRHFPEPVRVEVIKGAWLIFIPSVAAFKEIWELELKAHAVFNTVYIAGINRFGKEYPNQKEEYFGESMIISPIGEIVTKAEKNEEILYADISEDEVINARIKRPFLKKRLSSYGL; this is encoded by the coding sequence ATGCGAATTGCTATTATTCAAACCTATATGACCTGGGATAAAAAGGATAATATAGAAAGACAAGTAGAATTAGTAAATAAGGCAATAGATAATAAGGCAAAAATAATTGCATTAGATGAGTTAAGCAATACGATTTATTTTCCCTTTGAGCAAAATCCTAAATATTTTAGCTGGGCAGAGACTGAAAGAGGAGAGACTCTACAGAGGTTTAAGGAAATAAGCAAAGAAAGAGAAGTTAGCTTAATTGTACCAATTTTTGAGAGGGACAGTAATTTCTTTTACAATACTGCATTTATACTGGATAATGGGGAAATTATAGGAAAATACAGAAAAACTCATTTGCCACAAGAGGAGTTTTTTAACGAATATTATTACTTTAAAGTTGGGGATTTAGGTTTTCCAATATTTGATTTAAAAGGTGTAAAAACTGGAGTTGTTATTTGTCACGATAGGCATTTCCCAGAGCCTGTCAGAGTTGAAGTAATTAAAGGAGCCTGGCTAATTTTCATACCTTCTGTTGCTGCATTTAAAGAGATTTGGGAATTGGAGCTTAAGGCTCATGCTGTTTTTAACACTGTATATATTGCTGGAATAAATAGGTTTGGTAAAGAATATCCTAATCAAAAAGAAGAGTATTTTGGTGAAAGTATGATTATTTCGCCAATAGGCGAAATAGTTACTAAGGCTGAGAAAAATGAAGAGATATTATATGCTGATATTTCTGAAGATGAAGTTATTAACGCGAGAATAAAAAGGCCTTTCCTAAAAAAGAGGCTATCAAGTTATGGGCTCTAA
- a CDS encoding FAD-binding oxidoreductase yields MDFLSKYFKEVITSIDILEKYSTDYSYISPIISSMKKIPKAVIKIKSEEDIKKVIELMNEYHFPVIVRGKGTNTLGATIPIKENTVILDITGLKGFEKSKGCLLAYTGTEFNEPGINDLPVIPTSFYMATVGGFVEGGSLGFGSLKNGAVWDNVIEAEVYTLKGKYTLTGNEVYSIVQSAGTTGILTRIKFRLVKNRKGIEIEKQKFNSLSEAINFSLKVIDYAEFISIRNYPMAKEIEPGENWSKWNVIYGIESDKGFQLKDIITTFAGAYFTVVNKTGLYYNSLDISLDELEKIDTQDCYVSAELSKSSIKYFSHTYFIGCNKLPNVGKMFNLHSYKINDRVEERRLKYIINFKRKVDPEDLFNSGKLDF; encoded by the coding sequence ATGGATTTTCTCTCTAAATATTTTAAAGAAGTAATAACTTCTATTGATATTCTTGAGAAATATTCTACTGATTACTCGTATATATCTCCTATTATCTCATCAATGAAAAAAATACCAAAAGCAGTTATAAAGATAAAAAGCGAGGAAGATATAAAGAAAGTAATAGAACTTATGAATGAATATCATTTTCCAGTTATAGTTAGAGGAAAAGGGACAAATACTTTAGGGGCAACAATACCTATTAAGGAAAATACAGTAATTTTAGATATTACTGGTTTAAAAGGTTTTGAAAAAAGTAAAGGTTGTTTATTAGCTTATACTGGAACAGAATTCAATGAGCCTGGAATAAATGATTTACCAGTGATTCCGACAAGTTTCTATATGGCTACTGTTGGTGGTTTTGTTGAAGGAGGATCTTTAGGTTTTGGTTCGTTAAAAAATGGGGCCGTGTGGGATAATGTAATTGAAGCAGAAGTTTATACATTAAAGGGAAAATATACATTAACTGGAAATGAAGTTTACTCTATTGTGCAATCTGCTGGAACTACTGGAATTCTAACTAGGATAAAGTTTAGATTAGTTAAGAACAGAAAAGGAATCGAGATAGAGAAACAAAAGTTTAACTCTTTATCAGAAGCAATAAACTTTTCATTAAAAGTTATAGATTATGCAGAGTTCATTAGTATACGAAATTATCCAATGGCTAAAGAGATTGAACCAGGTGAAAATTGGAGTAAATGGAATGTAATTTATGGTATTGAAAGTGATAAAGGTTTTCAACTTAAAGACATAATTACTACCTTTGCGGGTGCATACTTTACAGTAGTAAACAAGACAGGATTATATTATAATTCTTTAGATATTTCTCTTGACGAGCTTGAAAAAATAGATACACAAGATTGTTACGTAAGTGCTGAATTATCAAAAAGTTCTATCAAATATTTCTCCCACACTTACTTTATTGGTTGTAATAAGCTTCCCAATGTTGGCAAAATGTTCAATTTACATTCTTATAAGATAAATGATAGAGTTGAGGAAAGAAGATTAAAATATATCATTAACTTTAAGAGAAAAGTTGACCCAGAAGATCTATTTAACTCAGGCAAGTTAGATTTTTAG
- a CDS encoding amidohydrolase family protein, with translation MIIKNVRIITKEGITEAEVKIEEERIVKVSKDIQTNEKVLDGESKLLLPGGVDNHVHIYKRYLKVPTSDTVEKSTLAAAFGGTTTVIDFAFSDIQPNVEERIKQFSSSYVNYTFHIFANDVTDNLKKAFDIGFNSVKFMMIEYAGLKSTLAGLKRINEFINERQGYVMIHAEDEELISALSNNLRGSPKLHLLTRPDETELSAAIRAIPLIENGLIAHVSSGKTLDLLPDKVKAEVVLHHLILSKKVYDRRDSYLFVTSPPVRDPEEIWKRINKVSIIATDHNWFDKEVKENHKEFPDLVPGLPGVELRVPIILTEFIKRNLPLYKAIELLSENPAKINKLDVGKIDMGYRADLVIYDSEKKWRVSVENTHMADWTPYEGYEIIGKPDTIIINGEVVIDKGELVSSPKGKLLK, from the coding sequence ATGATTATAAAAAATGTGAGAATAATAACAAAGGAGGGAATTACAGAAGCTGAAGTCAAAATAGAAGAAGAAAGGATTGTTAAAGTTAGTAAAGATATTCAGACTAATGAAAAAGTTTTAGATGGGGAGAGTAAACTCCTTTTACCTGGAGGAGTTGATAACCACGTCCATATTTATAAAAGGTACTTAAAAGTTCCAACATCTGATACTGTAGAAAAAAGCACATTAGCTGCAGCATTTGGAGGAACAACAACTGTAATAGATTTTGCTTTTTCAGATATACAACCTAATGTTGAGGAAAGAATTAAGCAATTCTCTTCCTCTTATGTTAATTACACTTTTCATATATTTGCTAATGATGTTACAGATAATTTGAAAAAAGCTTTTGATATAGGCTTTAATTCGGTTAAATTTATGATGATTGAGTATGCCGGCTTAAAAAGTACTTTAGCTGGGTTAAAGAGAATAAATGAGTTCATAAATGAAAGACAAGGTTATGTAATGATTCACGCTGAAGATGAGGAATTAATTAGTGCATTGTCTAATAATTTAAGAGGTAGTCCGAAACTTCATTTACTAACGAGGCCGGATGAAACTGAACTATCTGCAGCAATTAGGGCAATTCCTTTAATAGAAAACGGATTAATAGCGCATGTAAGTAGCGGTAAAACTCTTGATTTGTTACCAGACAAAGTTAAGGCTGAGGTTGTCCTACATCACTTAATTTTAAGTAAGAAAGTATATGATAGAAGAGACTCATACCTTTTTGTGACCTCACCACCAGTTAGAGACCCAGAAGAGATCTGGAAAAGAATTAATAAGGTGTCAATTATTGCTACTGATCATAATTGGTTTGACAAAGAAGTAAAGGAAAATCACAAAGAATTTCCTGATTTAGTTCCAGGATTACCTGGTGTTGAGTTAAGGGTTCCAATTATTTTGACTGAATTCATAAAGAGAAACCTACCACTTTATAAGGCAATAGAACTTCTCTCTGAGAACCCGGCTAAGATAAATAAATTAGATGTAGGTAAAATTGATATGGGCTATAGAGCTGATCTAGTAATCTATGACTCTGAAAAGAAATGGAGAGTTTCAGTAGAAAACACCCACATGGCGGACTGGACTCCTTATGAAGGTTACGAGATTATAGGAAAACCAGATACGATAATCATAAATGGAGAGGTTGTAATAGACAAAGGAGAATTAGTTAGTTCACCAAAAGGAAAACTTTTAAAATAG
- a CDS encoding aromatic ring-hydroxylating oxygenase subunit alpha has translation MYNEWLPVAFSDEVKDVYETNVLGQDIVIIRKNEKLYGLSNRCPHRLAKLSKGKIIEDEIQCPYHGWRFNLEGKLTIVPSLGKKINVNLRKYYIKEKYGIIWVCINEPKDDLPEIKEWESFRKIKCGPYYINANPFRVLENLFDVSHFPYVHENYLGDPKYPYIPEYNVEITNEGIVAKNIKIYQPNPDGSHAEKYESYTYIIYRPLFLYFTKTDESERTFSMIFAIKPESKNKSVVFAWIFMNYDYETDENVIRNFEDTIIMQDKEVLETQPDIYYLDLSKEIHVKADKLSIFYRHYLKRRIGKFPELGLL, from the coding sequence ATGTATAATGAATGGTTACCAGTTGCTTTTTCAGATGAGGTTAAGGACGTATATGAAACAAACGTATTAGGACAAGACATAGTTATAATTAGAAAAAATGAAAAGCTTTATGGATTAAGTAATAGATGTCCCCATAGGTTAGCTAAGTTATCTAAAGGAAAAATTATTGAGGATGAAATCCAATGCCCATATCACGGTTGGAGATTTAATTTAGAAGGAAAATTAACTATTGTGCCTTCATTGGGTAAAAAGATAAATGTAAATTTAAGAAAATACTATATTAAGGAAAAATATGGCATTATTTGGGTATGTATCAATGAGCCAAAAGATGATTTACCAGAAATTAAAGAGTGGGAAAGTTTCAGAAAAATTAAATGTGGTCCTTACTATATAAACGCAAATCCTTTTAGAGTATTAGAAAATTTATTTGATGTATCCCACTTCCCCTACGTTCATGAAAATTACTTAGGGGACCCTAAATATCCTTATATACCAGAATATAATGTTGAAATTACTAATGAAGGAATTGTAGCAAAAAATATTAAGATATATCAACCAAATCCAGACGGTAGTCACGCTGAAAAGTATGAGAGCTATACTTACATTATATATAGACCACTATTCTTATACTTTACAAAAACCGATGAGAGTGAAAGAACATTTTCCATGATTTTTGCGATTAAACCAGAAAGTAAGAATAAAAGTGTAGTCTTTGCTTGGATCTTCATGAACTACGATTACGAAACAGATGAAAATGTAATTAGAAATTTTGAAGATACAATAATTATGCAAGATAAAGAGGTTTTAGAAACACAACCAGATATATATTACCTTGATTTATCAAAGGAAATTCATGTTAAAGCAGATAAACTATCAATATTTTACAGACATTATCTAAAAAGGAGAATTGGAAAGTTTCCAGAGTTGGGTTTACTATGA
- a CDS encoding FAD-linked oxidase C-terminal domain-containing protein: protein MDLMRKLKQVTDPHNIFNPGKLL from the coding sequence CTGGATCTAATGAGGAAACTTAAGCAAGTTACAGACCCACATAATATTTTTAATCCTGGAAAACTACTCTAA
- a CDS encoding Lrp/AsnC family transcriptional regulator: protein MDEIDLRILKILQYNAKYSLDEIAREIRIPKSTLSYRIKKLEKDGVIKGYYAYINPASLNLDYIVITSVKAKYGKNYHVELGNKLAQIPGVWGVYFVLGDNDFIVMARYKTREEFMEKFLERVMSIPEVERTSTQVVVKIIKESPNIVIF, encoded by the coding sequence ATGGATGAAATAGATTTAAGAATTTTGAAAATTCTTCAATATAATGCAAAATATTCTTTAGATGAGATAGCTAGGGAAATTAGAATTCCCAAGTCTACCTTATCATATAGAATTAAGAAGTTAGAAAAAGATGGTGTAATTAAGGGTTATTATGCATATATTAATCCAGCCTCATTAAACCTTGATTACATAGTAATAACTTCTGTAAAAGCTAAGTATGGTAAAAATTATCATGTGGAGTTAGGCAATAAGTTAGCACAAATACCAGGGGTTTGGGGAGTATATTTTGTTCTAGGTGATAATGATTTTATTGTAATGGCTAGATATAAAACCAGAGAGGAGTTCATGGAAAAATTCTTAGAAAGAGTTATGAGTATTCCAGAGGTTGAGAGAACTTCTACACAAGTTGTTGTTAAGATAATTAAAGAATCACCAAATATAGTTATCTTTTAA
- the cynS gene encoding cyanase, translating to MIDKKELREISLKKKREKRLTWEEIGKYLGRDKVYAAMLLYGYAQATEEEADKIITLLDLPKELKPAFLDAPMRTPAQPWPPTDPFIYRLYEGVLLYGPVIKDVAHELFGDGIMSMIDVKIYVDKVIENNYPRMVLTFNGKWLYYSKW from the coding sequence ATGATTGATAAAAAAGAGCTAAGGGAAATTAGCCTAAAGAAGAAAAGGGAAAAAAGGTTGACATGGGAAGAAATTGGAAAGTATTTAGGAAGGGATAAAGTATATGCAGCAATGTTATTATATGGTTATGCACAAGCTACTGAGGAAGAAGCTGATAAGATAATTACTCTGCTAGATTTACCTAAGGAGCTTAAACCAGCATTCTTAGATGCTCCAATGAGGACTCCTGCTCAACCATGGCCTCCTACAGATCCATTTATATATAGGCTTTATGAAGGAGTATTATTATATGGTCCAGTAATCAAGGATGTTGCTCATGAACTATTTGGCGATGGCATAATGAGTATGATTGATGTAAAAATTTATGTTGACAAAGTTATCGAAAACAATTATCCGCGAATGGTGTTAACTTTTAATGGTAAATGGCTATACTATTCTAAATGGTAA
- a CDS encoding urease accessory protein UreD, translating into MRGLLEVKNGLIKRNGPLSFFESQGLGILVNPSEVLANNDEVKIYIEIDKGMITDQAYTKILSGSNVRIYVKIIANSLYYFPHPIIFYNKANAKIETEIYINDFGKIVEAYILGRKFHNEEFKEGDIKSITKIYYKEKLLIYDIFRVKNEDYKSKNIMGSEALLTILDIKNGGEYDFKRLITSSEKIDSLWREETKIWF; encoded by the coding sequence TTGAGGGGCTTATTAGAAGTTAAAAATGGCTTGATAAAAAGAAACGGTCCCCTATCTTTTTTTGAATCTCAAGGTTTGGGAATATTAGTTAACCCTTCTGAGGTTTTAGCTAACAATGATGAAGTGAAAATTTACATAGAAATAGATAAGGGCATGATTACTGATCAAGCATATACAAAAATATTATCTGGAAGTAATGTGAGAATATACGTTAAAATAATCGCTAATAGCTTATATTATTTTCCTCATCCCATAATTTTTTACAATAAAGCAAATGCAAAAATTGAAACAGAGATTTACATAAATGACTTTGGAAAGATTGTTGAGGCATATATTTTAGGTAGAAAGTTTCACAATGAGGAATTTAAAGAAGGAGATATAAAGAGCATTACAAAAATATACTATAAAGAGAAACTACTAATTTATGATATTTTTAGAGTAAAAAATGAAGATTATAAGAGTAAAAATATTATGGGTAGTGAGGCATTACTTACAATTTTAGATATAAAAAATGGAGGAGAATATGATTTCAAAAGATTAATAACTTCTTCGGAAAAAATTGACAGCTTATGGAGGGAAGAAACTAAAATTTGGTTTTAA
- the ureG gene encoding urease accessory protein UreG, translating to MIRIGVLGPVGSGKTTLIEFLTEYLVKKEGLSVGIITNDVISSHDALRIYQNLVLKEKLLPKENVIGIVTGGCPHTAIREDPSVNLRALETLMKRTSLDVIFIESGGDNVMSTFSPILADYTIFVLDTAAGDKYPGKGGLGIQESDLLVVNKIDLAPFVGADLEKMRRDAEKIRKDKPTVFISLKTGDGIDDLIKIIRSELELEGLIRS from the coding sequence ATGATTAGAATTGGAGTTTTAGGTCCAGTTGGTAGTGGTAAGACGACGTTAATAGAGTTCTTAACAGAATACTTAGTAAAGAAGGAAGGACTTTCAGTGGGAATAATAACTAACGATGTTATATCTTCTCATGACGCTCTAAGAATTTATCAGAATTTAGTGTTAAAGGAAAAGTTGTTACCAAAAGAAAATGTAATAGGAATTGTAACTGGTGGCTGTCCTCATACAGCAATAAGAGAAGACCCCTCAGTAAATTTAAGAGCATTAGAAACTTTAATGAAAAGAACAAGTTTAGATGTTATATTTATAGAAAGTGGTGGAGATAATGTTATGTCTACATTTAGCCCAATATTGGCTGACTATACAATCTTTGTATTAGATACAGCAGCTGGTGATAAATATCCAGGAAAAGGAGGATTAGGAATTCAGGAAAGCGATTTACTTGTTGTGAACAAAATAGATTTAGCACCTTTTGTAGGAGCTGATTTAGAGAAAATGAGAAGAGATGCAGAGAAGATAAGGAAGGATAAACCTACAGTCTTTATTAGTTTAAAAACAGGAGATGGAATAGACGATTTAATTAAAATTATAAGAAGTGAGTTAGAGCTTGAGGGGCTTATTAGAAGTTAA